The nucleotide window TACCAAGCTTATTGGATCTGTAGTCTCATCTAGCATTTGTAACAGGGAAGGGAGAGCCAGGAATCCTGATTTTTGTTCCCTGCTCTAGGACCCTGGAAAAATCACTTAAGCTCTGTCTCTCCATTtcaccatttgtaaaatggagaaatTTCCTTACAGCATAGCACGTTGGAAAGCTTACAGTTTAGAAAGTACATTGGAGTTCTTTAGATGATAGGAGCTATTGAAGAGGAAAATTTCAGGAGCCCTTTAACTGGATGTAACATTTGAATGCAAATTTGATGCTGCCTACTTTTCTTATGAATGGTATCATGAAAGgattgccttaaaaaaaaaatctgggacaAAGTAACACAAATGCTATCATTTAGCTCTTTAAATtctaattatatattatattatattcctgggggaattctgcaccaaaaattaaaaattctgcacacagtattttaaaattctgcatattttatttgtcaaaataacacaatataattacGTTAGTTTCAATTAGTTAATGGAACCAAATAAATGAATTACCTTGACTACGATCCCAGATGGAATATGCTTCAGGACCACACAGTTGCTTGTCTTATTAGTTGCTTGACCTCCTGGGCCATCACCTCTTACAAACTGTTCTTTTAAGTCTGTTTCACTTAGTGCAAGAAGATCACAAGAATTCTTCTTTCCTGCTACGGGGAATAAAGGTACAGCCAGTCGGGGGGATAAAAACTTTTGCTGCCTCCAAAGCCATGGCCTCCAagacaatgtatttattttggttaGTAAGATGGTGGAATGAAACAAACTTGAAGCATTCATaaagaaatggaaacaaaacTTCCTCTTGACTGGAACCTGAAATAGAAAATATCTTGTTTTAACATGATCTACTTGATTTCAAATTAAGAATCTTTTGTGCTCTGCTGTTTGCCATAAGTTGCTCCTGTCATCAACCCTTTGTGATTTCCTTAGTGATTTTCATGCCCACTCCTCATCCGTTTTCATCTTTCCCTTCACAACTGTTTGTTTCCACATCAAAATGGACACTGACAATTTAAGACAGCAGGTGAAGGAGCAAATGGGCTACGAAGACAGAACGCTTGACCCCTAGAGATGATCCCTCCTGGTCCGGGTTTCGATCCTTCTAGGCCCGAAAGTGCAGGGAAGCTTGCACGGCAACCACACATGACTTCAGATTTCTAGTGCTATCAAACAGCATTGTTCCTTGGGCTCTACGTTAAGATAATAAATGTCTTTGTTTTGCTTGAAATATTTACGTATTTGGCTCAAAAGAATGACTACTTGAACATGTGAACTGTATGTCCTGAACACAGTTGATGAAAAATGTTAACATTCAACTAGCAATAAATCTACACTGCTAtgagaaaggggggaaaatggaAATAGTTTTGAGTGGTTTTAATGAGCAAGTCAAACTGGCCACTTGGTGGCACTAAAAACTAAAAGATGGGAATGCAATGTTTTATTGCAGAAACCATAAAGCAACACTTAATTCTTCAAAGCATAGCAGCAATGAGTTATGGTAACAATTTTTCCTTTCCTCCAGCTCAGTTACTATTGTCAATAACTGGTTGCTTAGGCAACCTTAGTTGAAACAAAGGATAACTGTCTGAACTACTCATCACACATGAATAGAGAAGATTTGGAGAATGCTTAAATGCTTGCAGACTTATATGAATTTGCTACTGTTCCTTGATGCTTTAGCTATAAAAAGATGACTAAAACAAGTATGTACAGAGCAAGACTGACCTACCAGGATTTAATTTTACACAAAAcggggtctttaaaaaaaaaaaatcacacagttGTTAGGTGTAGTGTGTGCAGGAGAGAAAGGAAATCATGGTCAACCTTAGTCCTAATCAGAATGGGTGGTACCTTGCTATCATTAGTGTAGCTTAATGAGGGGAAACATCTCAGTCTATAAAAACGGTATCATCCTAGGGTTTTTTAATACAGTCCTAGAAATGTCAAGTCTATCAGAATTCCTTAGATCAGGAGATTTGTGCAGTTTGAAAGCGCTGCAATTATTATACCCTATTTATAGCATTCAATAGCACACTGGGGATTTTAATTATTAAAGTTTCCACACACACTTAAAACACAGAAATATCACTCCATTTTGATTAAAGGCTTCTAAATAGTCAAATGTCTTGGTGTCTCTTGGTTAAATATATCCTGCAACTCAATCTGACAAAACTTTATCAATTTTAACAAAATGCTCTTAACAGTCAGGCTAGGAAGAACAGTCAGTACTTTAATATGCTGAATATTTTCCTGCTAGCCTTCTGAATTGGCGCAGTCAGCACATATTCCCAAATACAAGGATGTCACCTACTAGAAAGAGTAGTGGACAACTTGGGTATTAGGATACCTGTATCCTATTCCTTCTTCTACCCTGACCCACTGTATGACCTTAAACAAGTCCCTTACCTATAGCTTATTTCACCCATCTCTAAGACGTGCAATACCTGCCTTATTGAGGTGCTGCACAAGTGAGTAGCATTATTTAATGAATCAGCATTATCATACTGATTTGCAGGTCACCTTAtacataaaaaatataaatacttCCTGTGATTTAGTCCTTAGTGAAAACACATCCTCTCCTTCTGCTTCATCCTGCAGTGAAGTCACAATCGAGTACTTACATTATCAGTTGTCAAGGAAATAATTGTGGTATTAGAAACACTGCATCATGATTTTACTGCAGGATCAGCTAGGAAGAGGTCTGCAAGGGACCATGATCTGATTTAAAACATAGATTGGAAAGTATTCATCATGGTAAGCAATTATGGCATATACATAAGagatgggttttttcccctttctagtAGAAGATCTTTGGAACAGGCACCTTATCTTCATATCTGTCTGTAAAGCAACTAGCGCTCTGTTGgcattgtgtgtgtatgtctgttgGGGCAACTAAGAACTAGTCCAAAACATCAGTGTTTATTTTGAAATGCAAATAACCACTTGCAATAACTTGTATCTATTTCTTAAGAAGAGTACCATCCACTTAAGGTCACTGACTAGGGTTAATAGTTAAGTAAGACAGACCTGCACAAACTGTTTCAATGATTCTCAATCTGTGGTTCATGCAAGTCTCCTTTCACTTCCTCACACACTAGCAGCACCCTAACAAGCACCTGACCCACCTCTTAGCAGCATAAAGGATTCTAGGATAGAGTTGAGGTTGTGAGCATAAGCGTGGAgaagccgggggtgggggtgggggaggggacagagtagAATCTGAGGTCAAGGGAATAAAGAGTTTGAACACCTGCTCTGTTTGGTTTGCAACCTGGGGTTCCAGTGTATGGGGAGTGAGATGGGTCCTTTCTCTCAGCCAGTGGTGATACCAAACAGAGCCTTGACAGCTAGGGGACAAAGCAGGAGACTCAATGTTGCAGATGGATTGTCCTGCTGGCCCCCCATCAGGCATCTCTTTTGGGGGAGCCATCAAGACCTTAAGAGAAGTTCTATAACCCAGTTCTAAGTCCATGAAAAACAGACAGTTTTGAAAGGGAGTCTGTGCAGTGATGGCTAGAACAGGGGAAGGGGGCCCGGAAGCCAAGACTCCTacattctctccccagctctgggagcggggtgggggcaagaTGGGCATGCAAGGAATAGGAGctgggattcctgggttctctccccagctgtgggagcAAAGGGAGAATGGGGGGGCGGTGGTTAGAGGCCAGGACTACTGGCTTCTCTCCCCAGTTCTaggagccgggactcctgggttcactcccgagctctgggagggaaagggggggctagagatggggggggcagggataggagccgggttctctccccagctgggcCCCTGCCTGTAGCCTGATAAACCCCGGCGAAGAGCTGGAGTCTGAAGTCCAGCTAAAAGGGGGCTGGGCGCCAGGCGGGGCCCTTCTTACTTACGGGTGAGTGAGGGTCAGCACAGCCCCCGCAACATCCCCATCGACCGTTTTGCGCATGCACCCCAAGACAAGACGCATGCGTAATACACTTTCCGCTGTATGAGCGCTCTGCGCATGTACAATCCGCAAAAATCCCTCACCGTCCTTCACTGAGCATGCGTAGGCAAGCCAGGTCTCCCGCACACTATGCCGGAGCGCAAAAGCCAATCACTGGGCAGTAGGCAGTGTTACGGCTACTTCTTCCCTTCAGCCAATCATGACCCGGGTACTCGTGCGGCGCGCAGCCGCACCTGCCAATCGGAACGCGGGGATATGGCTCGCCTGTACTTCCCGCACCTCAGCCAATAACGTCGCACGATTGGGTCTGGCGCGCGGCCAGAACAGCCAATCATCGCGAGGGGGCCCCGTCTCTTGTGCCCTCTGCTTCCCCCCAACGTTCGAATCCCAGCCGCCAATCGTGACGAAGGAGATCGCGGCTAGTGCTTGTTTACCGCCTAACGGTCGCCGGAGGGGAACAGTGCTGAAACAAGGACACCCCTCCCTCCGGACAGGCAGAGATGCAGGTAAGGGCTGAGCGAGCCCAGACATGGCCCCTTGGAGTAGAAGACACCCAGTGAGGCAGGTCTTGGCATGCcgcagcttgcagcccccccaccccttagGCGAGACGTCCTCATTTATAGCTTCGACCCCGCCCCCAACAGCGAGTGGCGGTCTTTCCGACCAATTCTGGGGCGGCAAGTCTGTCAACAGTCTTAGAACGCGGTGGGTAAACGTCGAATGAGAGGAGAGGGGCGGAGCCTGAACTGAGAAATTGGAACGGGGGGGGCGGAGAGCTTTTAGGGGAGAGGAAACTGACGAAAAGGAGGCGGGGctagagggaggagaggagagcaaGTGACTGAGGAAGTAGTTGGGAGGACTGAGGGAGATATGCGAGAAGAGACTGGAAGGacctggagggggggagggaataggAACCAGTGGGCGGTGAGAAGAGTGGGGGGTGACCCAGTG belongs to Chrysemys picta bellii isolate R12L10 chromosome 15, ASM1138683v2, whole genome shotgun sequence and includes:
- the MTRFR gene encoding mitochondrial translation release factor in rescue, with amino-acid sequence MRLVLGCMRKTVDGDVAGAVLTLTHPCQGSVWYHHWLRERTHLTPHTLEPQVANQTEQVPVKRKFCFHFFMNASSLFHSTILLTKINTLSWRPWLWRQQKFLSPRLAVPLFPVAGKKNSCDLLALSETDLKEQFVRGDGPGGQATNKTSNCVVLKHIPSGIVVKCHQTRSVELNRQRARAILQQKVDLFYKGENSTIFKEKRAAEKKKQEKKKRAKETLEKKRHIKEMQESDAK